From the Pseudomonas sp. SORT22 genome, one window contains:
- a CDS encoding GNAT family N-acetyltransferase: MSGLTVELLQTGPEQIELIRNLYQFYAYESSDWEQEDVEVDGRFYVHDEHLQRYWQEPQWSANLILVDGYIAGFLLIERSELPDLDALELADLFILKRYRRKGIASALASQVLASGQNQWLVRYYDQDETAHAFWRAVLDKLPRPVRSIELDDEPELVNFLVTRALH; this comes from the coding sequence ATGAGCGGCCTTACTGTCGAGCTCCTGCAAACCGGCCCCGAGCAGATCGAGCTGATCCGCAACCTCTACCAGTTTTACGCCTACGAGTCGTCGGACTGGGAACAGGAAGACGTCGAGGTCGATGGCCGCTTCTATGTGCATGACGAGCACCTGCAACGCTACTGGCAAGAGCCGCAGTGGAGCGCCAACCTGATCCTGGTCGACGGCTACATCGCCGGCTTCCTGCTGATCGAACGCAGCGAGCTGCCGGACCTCGACGCCCTGGAGCTGGCCGACCTGTTCATCCTCAAGCGCTACCGGCGCAAGGGCATCGCCAGCGCCCTGGCCAGCCAGGTGCTGGCGAGCGGGCAGAACCAGTGGCTGGTGCGTTACTACGACCAGGACGAAACCGCCCATGCCTTCTGGCGCGCGGTGCTCGACAAGTTGCCGCGGCCGGTACGCTCGATCGAACTGGACGACGAGCCGGAACTGGTGAACTTCCTCGTGACCCGGGCCTTG
- a CDS encoding NUDIX domain-containing protein, with product MRERKSARLLVISPSRSVLLFRFVHRNGALAGDDYWATPGGGVEEGENFEQAAIRELREETGIEVDAVGAHLSERRFTMQLPSGEWVTSVEQYYLIQAQNQQLCRQGWTASEVEVMADHRWWSAEELRQTTDIVWPERLIETLESAGVFSAAPAHG from the coding sequence ATGCGTGAACGTAAATCAGCCCGGCTGTTAGTCATCAGCCCCTCCCGCAGCGTGTTGCTGTTTCGCTTCGTCCATCGCAACGGCGCGCTGGCCGGTGACGATTACTGGGCAACGCCGGGAGGCGGTGTGGAGGAGGGCGAAAACTTCGAACAGGCCGCCATTCGCGAGCTGCGCGAAGAAACCGGCATCGAGGTCGACGCGGTGGGCGCGCACTTGAGCGAGCGGCGCTTTACCATGCAGCTACCCAGCGGCGAGTGGGTCACGTCGGTCGAGCAGTACTACCTGATCCAGGCGCAAAACCAGCAGCTGTGCCGCCAGGGCTGGACGGCTTCGGAGGTCGAGGTAATGGCCGATCATCGCTGGTGGTCGGCCGAGGAACTGCGGCAAACCACCGACATAGTGTGGCCCGAGCGGCTGATTGAAACCCTTGAGTCGGCCGGGGTGTTCAGCGCCGCGCCAGCGCATGGCTGA
- a CDS encoding SUKH-3 domain-containing protein, translating into MPIDLPDTLRPLFIAAGWPANNPLPASVPTNHPAATLLLSLNGLCVGHCGAGEECAAGDIEFRAKPALHDDKVIVRMQHKLNTTLVCIGDVHHGHGALFVDSQGACYLMSQVHDAFWLLGSTFVVAAESLLLGRQPQAQLL; encoded by the coding sequence ATGCCAATCGACCTACCTGACACCCTACGCCCACTGTTCATTGCCGCCGGATGGCCGGCCAACAACCCGCTACCGGCCAGTGTGCCGACCAACCATCCGGCGGCCACGCTGCTGCTGAGCCTCAACGGCCTGTGCGTCGGCCACTGCGGCGCCGGTGAAGAATGCGCTGCCGGCGACATCGAGTTCAGGGCCAAGCCCGCCCTGCACGACGACAAAGTCATCGTGAGGATGCAACACAAGCTCAACACCACCCTGGTGTGCATCGGCGATGTCCACCACGGCCATGGCGCGCTGTTTGTCGACAGCCAGGGCGCCTGCTACCTCATGAGCCAGGTTCACGATGCCTTCTGGCTGCTGGGCAGCACCTTTGTCGTTGCTGCAGAAAGCCTGCTGCTGGGCCGTCAGCCACAAGCGCAACTGCTGTGA
- a CDS encoding RidA family protein yields the protein MTAAFHLSNPEGLYDPSANAYSHVAEVAANARLLYIAGQGGEDLEGRLSSDFAEQARQALGNLQIALASRGASLADVFKLTLLIVDHDEARLRIWGSEAKRAWGSNMTPTCTLTPVPRLALDGMLIEIDAVAALAAG from the coding sequence ATGACCGCAGCTTTCCACCTGTCCAACCCCGAAGGCCTCTATGATCCCAGCGCCAATGCCTACTCCCATGTGGCTGAAGTCGCCGCCAATGCCCGGCTGCTGTACATCGCCGGGCAGGGTGGTGAAGACCTTGAAGGCCGCTTGTCGAGTGACTTTGCCGAGCAGGCACGCCAGGCCCTGGGCAATCTGCAGATTGCCCTGGCATCCAGAGGCGCAAGCCTGGCCGATGTGTTCAAGCTGACCCTGCTGATCGTCGACCACGACGAGGCCAGGCTGCGTATCTGGGGTAGCGAGGCCAAGCGGGCCTGGGGCAGCAACATGACCCCGACCTGCACGCTGACCCCGGTGCCGCGCCTGGCGCTCGACGGCATGTTGATCGAAATCGACGCGGTCGCCGCGCTAGCTGCCGGGTGA
- a CDS encoding lysozyme inhibitor LprI family protein yields MYRLIYAGFSVLMVLATPAQASSLCPGANTEVQMLECMQRSLKKSDRQLNQLYQELVTRFKDEGASPGRPTQDVALKKAQRTWIAFRDASCELETYESVGGSGYATIHTHCLLKQTQARVQYLKRISGMP; encoded by the coding sequence ATGTATCGCTTGATTTATGCCGGTTTCAGCGTGCTGATGGTGTTGGCTACCCCGGCCCAGGCAAGCAGCCTGTGCCCCGGCGCCAACACCGAAGTGCAGATGCTCGAATGCATGCAGCGCTCGCTGAAAAAATCCGATCGGCAATTGAATCAGCTCTACCAGGAGCTGGTTACACGCTTCAAGGACGAGGGCGCGTCACCCGGGCGCCCGACCCAGGACGTGGCGCTGAAAAAAGCCCAGCGCACCTGGATTGCCTTTCGTGATGCCAGCTGTGAACTGGAGACGTATGAGTCGGTTGGCGGCAGCGGCTACGCCACCATCCATACCCATTGCCTGTTGAAGCAGACGCAAGCCAGAGTCCAGTACCTGAAGCGGATTAGCGGCATGCCTTGA
- a CDS encoding GFA family protein: MNNDKSAPTTSDFHGSCLCGAVSYRINTPLKAVSHCHCSQCRKAHGAAFATYASVPAAALSCSDPQGMLQVFKSSPTVSRSFCSGCGASLFWANASGEYPDWVSVALGTLDTPFEPARQKHVHVQSKACWLVIGDTWPQHQ; encoded by the coding sequence ATGAACAACGACAAATCTGCGCCGACAACCAGCGATTTTCACGGCAGCTGCCTGTGCGGCGCCGTCAGCTACCGCATCAACACCCCGCTAAAAGCCGTCAGCCACTGCCACTGCAGCCAGTGCCGCAAAGCCCATGGCGCAGCCTTCGCCACGTACGCCAGCGTGCCGGCTGCGGCCCTGAGCTGCAGCGATCCGCAGGGCATGTTGCAGGTGTTCAAGTCATCACCCACGGTCAGCCGCAGCTTTTGTTCAGGCTGCGGCGCGAGCCTGTTCTGGGCCAATGCCAGTGGCGAGTATCCGGACTGGGTCAGCGTTGCGCTGGGCACCCTGGATACGCCGTTCGAGCCTGCCCGGCAAAAACATGTGCATGTACAGTCCAAGGCCTGCTGGCTGGTGATTGGCGATACCTGGCCGCAACACCAATAG